One genomic window of candidate division WOR-3 bacterium includes the following:
- a CDS encoding lysophospholipid acyltransferase family protein, translated as MNIAVRLQKCGIVLTRILPLRIADKIARVIGGVSYFILKRKRQYILKNLRYIFDNRISNRNYICRKTFENFARCMVDFFRLGFLKKDELIKYVIASGLENLDEALKMKKGSILLTLHIGNWDYAGSYLAARGYPMNALAEETEPEMFELYTKHREATGLKTFPLSRSSAAFLDTIKNNRILAILADRDITKQGIEITFFSGKRRFPKSLGEIVAKRKIPVLFGYMVLINGEKRYLGVVEPFRTFDNEMEFYQYMIKNFERIIKKYPDQWFVFHPEWLE; from the coding sequence GTGAATATTGCAGTTAGACTTCAAAAATGCGGCATTGTATTGACGCGAATACTTCCATTAAGGATTGCTGATAAAATTGCCCGTGTTATCGGTGGAGTCAGCTATTTTATTTTAAAAAGAAAGAGGCAATATATTTTGAAGAATTTGCGCTATATATTTGATAACAGAATTAGCAACCGAAATTATATATGTAGAAAAACATTTGAAAATTTTGCAAGATGCATGGTTGATTTCTTTCGACTTGGTTTTTTAAAGAAAGACGAACTAATAAAATATGTTATTGCCTCTGGGTTGGAGAATCTTGATGAAGCCTTAAAAATGAAAAAAGGCAGTATCCTTTTAACCCTTCACATCGGAAACTGGGATTATGCCGGGAGTTATCTTGCTGCCCGAGGATATCCGATGAATGCACTCGCTGAAGAAACTGAGCCCGAAATGTTTGAGTTATATACCAAACATCGCGAAGCGACTGGATTGAAAACCTTTCCCTTGTCGCGTTCAAGTGCAGCATTTCTTGATACAATAAAAAACAACCGCATTCTTGCTATTCTGGCTGACCGTGATATAACAAAACAGGGGATAGAAATTACATTCTTCTCGGGTAAGAGAAGATTCCCTAAAAGTTTAGGTGAGATCGTTGCGAAAAGAAAAATTCCTGTATTATTTGGATATATGGTTTTAATAAATGGAGAAAAAAGATACCTCGGGGTTGTTGAGCCATTTAGAACATTTGATAATGAAATGGAATTTTATCAATATATGATAAAAAATTTTGAACGAATTATTAAAAAATATCCAGACCAATGGTTCGTTTTTCATCCTGAGTGGTTAGAATGA